TGCCTCAGGAGCGTGGAGAATTGTAAAGCAAACAGTCGGGATTCTCATGGAAGGTACGCCAATGGGAATGGATTTGCCGAAAGTCATTCAAGAAATCAAATCAGTTGCAGGTGTTCACGATGTACATGATGTGCACGTATGGGGTATTACGAGCGGAAAAAACGCCATGTCGTGTCATATTGTGCTGGATGGCAGTACGTCTATCCGAGACAGTCAAAACATTCTACGAGACTTGGAGCATCGCATGGTCCATATGAATATCGGTCATGTGACGATTCAAACGGAAGATGGAAAACATCCTCATGACAATTCGGAACTTTGCGCTGCGGTGGAAACAGAACATCATCATTAAAGGAAATGGGACATATACGAACCCTCCAATTAAGAAATTTTCAACACACCATACATCCCCTGCTGTGCATGACCGGGAACCGGGCATAGGTAGTAATAGGAACCCTTTTGCAAATTTAACTGTCCATCCCTTGAATAGAATTTTGCTGTGTTGAGCGATTGAGTCGTGCGCTGAGATAATGGCGGTAGCAAAAAGTCATTATTGATCGACATCATCGGCATTTGAGAGTACGGAGGCGGCGTGGTTGTAACCTCGAATCCGTGCACGTATCCCCAATCTGGATTCACCAATGTCACATGAATCCTCGCACCTACCGGGATCGTGATCGTCGGATTTACGAGTCCTTCGATCTCCCACGTCATGTTTGGGACACCGTGCGGAGAAGCCAGTGCAACGAGATTGACGTTTGATCCCGTGTAGATCACTGTTTTCGCGGCCTTGTTTATTGTTGCGCCGACTTCTCCTTTCTTCACAAGCTGTTGCAACTGAGCGTAGCTCATTGCAGGTGAGTTTGAAGTCCTGGAGCCGTTCATCATCTCGCCGCCCATCATCCCGCTACTTCCTCCACCCATCATCGACCCCATGCCGAAGCGTCCACCTGAGCGATTGAACAACAT
This genomic interval from Ferroacidibacillus organovorans contains the following:
- a CDS encoding cation diffusion facilitator family transporter; the protein is MVTKWYVIDPILSVLIALLIASGAWRIVKQTVGILMEGTPMGMDLPKVIQEIKSVAGVHDVHDVHVWGITSGKNAMSCHIVLDGSTSIRDSQNILRDLEHRMVHMNIGHVTIQTEDGKHPHDNSELCAAVETEHHH
- a CDS encoding sulfocyanin-like copper-binding protein, whose translation is MVRNRKTSPLLMTLIVLVVVLLAAVLFFGGMLFNRSGGRFGMGSMMGGGSSGMMGGEMMNGSRTSNSPAMSYAQLQQLVKKGEVGATINKAAKTVIYTGSNVNLVALASPHGVPNMTWEIEGLVNPTITIPVGARIHVTLVNPDWGYVHGFEVTTTPPPYSQMPMMSINNDFLLPPLSQRTTQSLNTAKFYSRDGQLNLQKGSYYYLCPVPGHAQQGMYGVLKIS